One stretch of Miscanthus floridulus cultivar M001 chromosome 18, ASM1932011v1, whole genome shotgun sequence DNA includes these proteins:
- the LOC136521967 gene encoding uncharacterized protein, translated as MDPNIKQLQEALVDIETDAEKVLLARHQLVENDKIRNGNREALTALRKQARTTKTSVPSPFEVIMKEMEGSSGKQLIKEICPTCGDHDPKEHTWLMFPGSDIFARVPFHVAHTVVEKDQERLDLDTKKLQSFVKEKSLVIAEKGALAGKFGVDTVKSLVSLTDTTKSTREGGEVKYQLG; from the exons ATGGATCCCAATATTAAGCAGCTTCAAGAGGCTCTGGTTGATATTGAGACTGATGCAGAAAAGGTCCTTCTGGCTAGGCATCAG TTGGTGGAAAATGATAAGATAAGAAATGGTAACAGGGAGGCGCTGACGGCCCTCCGGAAACAAGCTAGGACAACCAAGACTAGCGTGCCATCTCCCTTTGAGGTCATAATGAAAGAGATGGAAGGAAGTTCTGGCAAGCAGCTGATAAAGGAGATATGCCCAACGTGTGGAGATCATGACCCCAAGGAACATACTTGGCTAATGTTTCCTGGATCAGATATTTTTGCCCGTGTTCCATTTCATGTCGCACACACTGTTGTGGAAAAAG ACCAAGAACGCCTGGATTTGGATACCAAGAAACTGCAAAGCTTTGTCAAGGAGAAATCGCTTGTGATTGCCGAGAAAGGCGCCCTAGCAGGCAAATTCGGTGTTGACACTGTGAAATCTTTGGTCAGCCTTACGGACACAACTAAATCGACACGGGAGGGAGGGGAGGTGAAGTACCAGTTGGGTTGA